Part of the Polyangium spumosum genome is shown below.
GGCGCGTCCAAGGCGGCGCTCGCGCAGCTCACGAAGAGCGCGGCGCTCGACTGGGGCCCCCGCGGCATTCGCGTCAACTGCGTCGCGCCGGGCAGCACCGATACCCCGATGCTGCGCCAGGTCCTCTCCGTGCTCTCCGCGCGCATGAACGTGCAGAGCGACGACGTCTACAAGGCCGCCGTCCCGCTCGGCCGCTTCGCCGAGCCGCGCGAGATCGCCTGGGCCATCACGTTCCTCGCCTCGGACGCGGCCTCTTTCATGACGGGCGTCGTCATGCCCGTCGACGGCGGCGGGGTGGCGCAATGAGCGCGCGTGTCGCCCTCGTCACGGGCGCGTCGAGGGGCATCGGCGAGGCCATCGCCCAGCGATTCCACGAGGGAGGCTTCTCCGTCGCGGCCCTCGCGCGATCCCGCGTGGAATCACCCCACGTGGCGGAGAGCTACGTCTGCGACGTCAGCGACGCGGGCGCGGTCGCGCAGACCGTACGCGCCGTCCTCGCGCGTTTCGGCCGCATCGACGTGCTGGTGAACAACGCGGGGCTCGCCGGGGCCAACTCGCTCGATCCCGCGGACGACGACGCGTTCTGGCACCAGGTCCTCGCGGTCAACCTGAATGGCACCTATTACCTGTGCAAGCACGTGCTCCCCCACCTGCCCGACGGCGCGGGGCGGATCGTCAACATCGCCTCGGTGCTGGGCCTCAAGGGCGTGCCGGATCAAACCGCGTACGTCGCGGCCAAGCACGGCGTCGTCGGCTTCACGCGGGCCCTCGCGCTGCACGCCGCTCCGCGCCGCATCACCGTCAATGCGATTTGCCCGGGCTGGACACGCACGGAGATGGCCGAGGGCCGGATGCGCGAGCTCGGTATGGACGAGGCGGCGCTCGCGAAGGGCGTGCCCCTGGGCCGCATGATCGAGCCGCGCGAGGTGGCCGACCTGGCCTTCCATCTGGCGGGGGAAGCCTCCGCGGGCATCACGGGGCAGGCCATCGTGATCGACGGGGGAGCCCTCCTTTAGGGAGGTGCGTCGTCGGCCATGAACAGCGAACAGCATGACCTCCCCGCCTACCTCTTTCGCCGGCAACGAATGGCGTTTCAGGTCGGTTATCGGCTCAATGTCTACATCCTGCCCTTCGAGGACGATCCCGCCCAGCGCTGGCTGCTCGGGTCCGAGGGGGCGGAGGTGGAGCTCGACGGGCGCGTCCGTGTCCAGCATTGCTTCGTCACGCGTTATGGAGATGTCGATCCGAGGGTCCGGGAAGAAACGGGGCTGAGGGGCGAGGGGGTGAGCTCGTTCGAGCGCGTGTTCCAGCGATACTGGGCGCAGGAGTACCCGGACCGCCCTCTCTCGGACGACACGCGCCTCTTCGTCTTGATGACGGCATGACGCGCCTGTCACACTCCGCGCCTCCGCTCCGATAACGGGCCAACATGAAGCCGATCGTCGCCTCCCTCCTGGGATCCTTCGCCCTCACCGCGTCCGCGTTTTGCGCCTGCAAGCCCGCGCCGGCAGAATCGCCGGGCGAGCTCCCGGGGGCGCTCGTGGCCCGGCTGCGGGCCGAGCTGCCGGAGCACCACGCCGCCTGTGACGTCGCGTTATCGGGCCCGTGCGCCGTGCGTGGTGATCTCGACGGCGACGGCGCAATCGACGACGTGGTGCTCGTGCGCAGCCGCGCCGGCGCCGGTGGCATTGCCATCCTCTGGGGGACGGGCGCCGCGGAGCTGCTCGGCGGAGGTCGACGGGGGCAATGGTGGACGAGGACGGAGGTGCCCGACCTCGGGGGCAGGCCGGACGCGCCGCCGCGCCCGACGGAGATCGACGCCGATTTCGGCTGGCTCGCGCGCTGGGAGCTGCGACCTCGAGCGCTTCGTGACGGCCTCCCCGTGCTCGTCGGGCGGATCGGCCCGCGGATCGTCGAATCGCCGGCGCCAGGCGCCCTCGGCGACGGTCTCCTGCTCGACGGCGGCGACGCCGCGGCCGTCCTCTACCGCACCCGCGGCGGATGGACGTTGATGCACCTCGGCTTTTAGCCCGAACCGAAGAACCGCGATAACGAGCGAAGCCACGTCCCCCGCCGGCGGACGGCCTCCGAGGCATACCCGTTGCAATGACCGTGGTCCCTGCGGGGCTCGCCCTCTTGCGAGCCCCCGAAACACGTCTGCGCCCCACCCACGAGGGACAACAACATGCTTGCAAGGACCAACCTTTTCTTTGTCTGCGCCATTGCCACCGCTTCCGCGTTGTTGCTTGGCT
Proteins encoded:
- a CDS encoding SDR family NAD(P)-dependent oxidoreductase, yielding MSARVALVTGASRGIGEAIAQRFHEGGFSVAALARSRVESPHVAESYVCDVSDAGAVAQTVRAVLARFGRIDVLVNNAGLAGANSLDPADDDAFWHQVLAVNLNGTYYLCKHVLPHLPDGAGRIVNIASVLGLKGVPDQTAYVAAKHGVVGFTRALALHAAPRRITVNAICPGWTRTEMAEGRMRELGMDEAALAKGVPLGRMIEPREVADLAFHLAGEASAGITGQAIVIDGGALL